In the Mytilus trossulus isolate FHL-02 chromosome 1, PNRI_Mtr1.1.1.hap1, whole genome shotgun sequence genome, one interval contains:
- the LOC134690563 gene encoding uncharacterized protein LOC134690563, with protein sequence MILGFSNLMDAISTVYVHYKRPELINKECRFKDDRLPWYIRLSWFLFETSNTIAITVTIGLYSIHIPTNDAPSIEFHAINTVYVVLNLFVSAKPVRVLHLIYPMSFAGIYILFTVVYQPMANNAAIYSELDWSEESQSIAALFVTGVIIVPLIHVLLYAFYVTKTIIHMKICRKRKVKNMYNLDIGSEISDKPTESYDDESIGNETNISIVSDGIAETNTEINSEDRSNSVLKSEIGGEKEISEEKRVSELNSHHADQEFNKGEEKNKFFICDIDYEKVHPWTINWKLGIVAKR encoded by the exons ATGATCCTCGGGTTTTCTAATCTGATGGACGCCATATCAACTGTTTATGTTCATTATAAAAGACCAGAGCTTATAAACAAAGAATGTAGATTTAAAG atgaTAGACTGCCTTGGTATATACGGTTAAGCTGGTTTCTTTTCGAGACTAGTAACACAATCGCTATAACAGTTACCATAGGACTTTACAGCATTCACATACCAA CCAACGATGCTCCAAGTATTGAGTTCCATGCAATTAATACTGTTTATGTAGTACTCAACCTATTTGTAAGTGCCAAACCAGTACGAGTACTTCACTTGATATATCCAATGTCTTTTGCTGgaatttacatattatttacAGTCGTGTATCAGCCAATGGCAAACAATGCTGCAATATATTCAGAATTAGACTGGAGCGAAGAAAGTCAATCTATTGCAGCACTATTTGTTACTGGCGTAATTATAGTACctctgatacatgtattactGTATGCATTTTATGTTACGAAAACTATAATTCATATGAAGATCTGcagaaaaagaaaagtaaaaaacatGTACAACCTAGACATTGGAAGTGAAATCTCAGACAAACCTACTGAATCATATGACGATGAAAGTATCGGTAATGAAACCAACATATCAATAGTATCTGATGGTATCGCTGAAACAAATACCGAAATTAATAGTGAAGACCGCAGTAACAGTGTACTAAAATCTGAAATTGGCGGAGAGAAAGAAATCTCAGAAGAGAAAAGAGTCTCAGAACTAAATTCTCATCACGCTGATCAAGAGTTTAATAAGGgcgaagaaaaaaacaaatttttcatttgtGATATAGACTACGAGAAGGTGCATCCATGGACGATAAATTGGAAATTAGGAATAGTAGCTAAACGATAA